The nucleotide sequence GTTGATGAAATATATTATTTTCAATGTCCCATCTTTTATGCATTATCTTCCACAGGCTTTCTACTGATGTAAATTTATCTGTTGTTATGATCCATCCTTCTTTAATCTCTATTCTGTCTCCAGTATGAATTTCTTCCACAAACCTCAAGAACCTTACTTTTATATCCTTATCAGACATTTCAAAATTATCATCTTCCCATGCCTTAATCTTTGTGTAGATATTTGTATTTTTTCTTACAATCCAGTTCTTATCTGCCTCACGGCATTTAAATAAAGCTAATGCGTCTTTTACAATGTGAAGACGTTCATCTTTTACTCTAACTACAGCATTCATTCCTATAGAGAGTACTTCTTTTATCCATGTAGCATTACAATACAAAGCATCAGCTACAATGATATCCGCAAAGTGATGATATTTTTTATACAGCTTTTTAATTAAACGTTTGCCGGCAGTAATTTCTCCTTCATCTTTACCTGAACTATCTTTTTGGGGTTCAAGCATTTCCTGATCTAAAACAATATGTGGATCACAACCAACCATTGCACAAACTACTGATCTGTGAAAATGATGCGTTATACCATTTTTATCAACCCTTGTAAGGCAGTTGTTACAAGATTTTTTAATACTGTCAAATAGTTCTACACCATCTATGGCAGCTACCTTTAAACCATCTATAGTACCATTTCTAAATACTTTATTCTTCGCAGTAGTTTTTATTATGTGCTTGTTGATATTTTTTAAGCCATCAAGATCAAAATCATTCAAGAAACGCCTAACGGCGTCAATGCGTAGCATTTTAGTATTTTTAGGTAATACCTTTTTAAATTTATTCTTTTCAATCCAATGTTCTAATCTATTGAAACTTCTTATTTGAAGCATGAATCCAAATAATACTACGAAAGCTATTGTTGAAACTTTTGCTGGAGATTTTATTATTTTATTTTTTAAACTATTGATTTTTTCACCTATATCATATACCCTGTTAATATAAGTGAGTAGCTGTTTCAAATAACTTTTACTCATTTTATCAGCATCCTTTTATTTTTAGTTTTTAGCAAAACCATTATAAAAAGGATGCTTTTATTATGCAAATTTTTTCCGTATAATTTCCAGTAAAAATCGGAATCTGTTAATTCTACTGTAAATATTCATAAGACTTTATAATTCAAAGGACTACCATCCTAAAAATTTTTTAAGTGCTAAACTTCTGACAAAAAATTTATTCCGAACATAATTTATGATCGGAATAAATTTATTCTACTTTATTTTATGAAAATATTATTGTGGATAATTTAAATTTTTATCAGAAATATTCATCAAAACCTCATTTAAAAACTTATCCGCAAGGTACTTTGCCATAGGTAAATTCATATCGAGGTAGTTGCCACAGTCCTTTGCAGCTGCCCCCGGTACATCTCCTTCAAATCCGGCAATAAATTTATACATTTCCTTAAGTAACTCAACAATATCTTTAGATTCATAATTTCCACATAAAATAAGATAAAAACCTGTCCTACATCCCATCGGTCCAAAATACATAGTTTTATCTGCATAATCCTTATGATTTCTTAGAAATGTTGCACCTAAATGCTCAATTGTATGTATTTCAGCTGTATTCATAACTGGCTCAAGATTAGGCCTGGTCATTCTTATATCAAATGTAGTTAAAACTACATCTTTAAATTTATCTTTTCTTGAAACATAAACTCCTCTTTGTAGCTTCAAATGATTAACTGTAAAGCTTGCAATTTTATCCATTATATTTTACCTCCTATAAATTTCAATTGTATCTTAACATTTACATATTTATACGTCAAGCAAATAGGTAAATTTATTCCTCACGATAATTCGAGCAAAATGCAAGAAATCATATACTATAATGCGTAAAATCGTTTTAAGAGTTATTTTATACTATATTTAAGGTTACTTAGAAATTTACATTCCTAAGAAATTAATGTATCATTAAATCATAATCAATATATGTAAAATATAATATTAATAACTAAACAATTAGGGGGGAGCTTATGAATCATTTTTTAATACTTTGGATTTTCATCGCAGCTGTAGCACTCATAATTGATATATTTACAAGCAATTTCTTCTTCGTATGGTTTACTATAGGTGCTATAGCTGCTATTTTCACTCAGATTCTCGGATATTCAATAATCATTCAAAGTATTATATTTTTGATAATAAGTATTTTATCAATAGCAATTGGATATCCATTAGTCAGAAAGAATATAAAAGCTACAATAAAACCTACATTACTCAGAGAACAAACCTATATAGGGAGAAAAATTACAGTAGACGATGATATGTTAAACAACAACGTGGTAAAAATAGATGGAGTTCTTTGGCAAATATATAATATAGGAGATAATATCTCAAAAGGAGATAAAGTAAAAATTGTAAAATTAGAAGGCAATAAAATATTAATAGAAAAAATAAATGAGGAGGGAATATAAATGTCAATATTAATTTTACTTATAATTTTAGTTGTTTTATTCTTAGTATTTGTATCATGTATCAAAATTGTAAATACAGGATACGTAAGCATAATAGAAAGATTTGGTCAATTTCACAGAATATTAAACCCGGGCTGGCACCTTATAATTCCATTTGCAGATTTTGTCAGGCGAAAGGTTTCCACAAAACAGCAAATACTAGATATAGAACCCCAAAGTGTTATAACACAGGATAACGTAAAAATATCAATAGACAACGTAATTTTTTACAGAATTCTTAATCCTAAAGATGCAGTATATAATATTGAAGATTATACATCCGGTATAATCTATAGTACTATAACGAACATGAGGAATATAGTTGGTAATATGACCTTAGATGAAGTTTTATCTGGAAGAGATAAAATAAATTCTGAACTTTTAAAGGTTGTAGATGATATAACAGATGCCTACGGAATAAAAATTTTATCAGTTGAGATAAAAAATATTCTTCCACCATCCGAAATACAGCAGGCCATGGAAAAGCAGATGAGAGCTGAAAGAGATAAAAGGGCAGTTATACTTCAAGCTGAAGGTGAAAAGCAAAGTGATATCGCAAAAGCTGAAGGTGAAAAACAGGCAAAAATACTTCAGGCTGAAGCTGAGAAGGAAGCAAATATAAGAAGAGCTGAAGGTTTAAAACAGTCACAGCTTCTTGAAGCAGAGGGTAAGGCAAAAGCTATTGAAGCAATAGCAGAGGCCCAATCAAAAGCAATAAGAAAAGTTAACACTGCAATAATAGATTCAGGTACCAACGAAACAGTTATTGCATTAAAACAGGTTGAGGCTCTTCAAGAAATGGCTAAAAATCCTGCTAATAAACTAATACTTCCAAATGAAACCCTATCTTCACTCGGTTCAATCGCAGCTATAGGTGAGATGTTAAAGGGAAATAAATAACAAAAAGACTGTGTTATTAAATAATTAATAACACAGTCTTTTCATTATTTTAAAGTTGCACACTTTGAGAAGAATGTTTTTTATTCTTCATTTTGAATCTATTCTTAAAACTATTCAAATATACGTAAACAGCTGGAACAAATAATAATGTCAATAATGTTGATGTAATCAATCCTCCAATAATTGCAAAGGCCATAGGGGCACGAAGCTCTGAACCTGAACCAGTAGCTAAAGCTGTAGGAAGCATACCAAAAATCATAGCCAAAGTAGTCATAATAATAGGTCTCAAACGTGTACGGCCCGCCTCAACTAAGGATTCTTCGATACTCATACCACGACTCATATTCTGCCTTGCAAAGTCTATAAGCAGAATTGCATTTTTTGTAACTAAACCCATTAACATGATAACACCTATCATTGACATCATATCAAGTTCTTTATTGCCAATAAACAATCCTAAAATTGCACCAATAATGGCAAGAGGCAGTGAAAGAAGAATGGCAAGGGGATCTAAAAAGCTTTCAAATTGGGCTGCAATTACTAAGAAAACAAATAGAACTCCCATACCAAGTGCTGTTACTAGTCCTGACATTCCTTCATTCATTTGCTCATCAGCTCCACCAGACGTCACTTCTATTCCATCCGGTAATGCAGCTTCAGTTTTTAGTTTTTTATTAAATGCATTATTAAACTTGCTCTGTGACACTCCGGCATAATTTGCTGTAAGTTGTATTTCTCTCTGCTTATCATATCTATTTATAGTTGAAGAAGATGTTGTAAACACCTTTTTAGTTACCTGACTTATTGGAATCATAGTATTATTCTTTCCCGGTACATAAATTCCATCTAAACTATCAAGATTTTTCTTATCGGAATCCTGAACCTGTACACGAACATCATATCTATCCTTATCTGTTTCGTATTGGCTTACAACAGTACCGTTAAAAAGTGTTCCTAGTGTACTTGCAATTGTAGCAGGACTTACTCCTAGGTCTGCAGCTTTATCACGATCTACATCAAAATCCACCTCAGGTTTACCTGCCTTATAGGTCAAACCTACATCTACAGCACCCGGAGTATTTTCCATTACCCTTTTAGCCTTTAAAGCATATGCTTGAAGTTTTGTAAAGTCATCACCTTTAATATGATACTGTGCCATCTTTCCTGGAAGAAAACCTCCACTATTAACAACAGACAAATCTATTCCCGGAATATTGTTCAAGTTTTGCCTCATTTTATCCCCTATTTCATCAGCGCTTTCTTTTCTATCCTGTTTATCTGAGAGCTTTACGAGCATGCTTACTTTACTTGATTTTACTGTTGAATATATATATTTTACATTGTGATCTTTTTTTATTATATTTTCCATTTCATTAGTGATATCAGAAGCATTATTTAGTGTAGAACTGGAATCCAAATCTGCTTCTATATCTAACTCTCCCTTATCAGAAGTCGCAATAAATCCCATATTTAATTTTGTAGCAATAAACAAACTTCCTACCAGCATCATAATAGGTATTATTATTACCCAGATCTTATGTTTCAAAACAGTTCTTAAAGCATTAGCATAAGAATCTGCCAGCTTATCAAAAAACTCACCAAACTTATCTAAAAACTTTCCTACTACAGGTATTGGCTTTTCTTTGCTGCTTAAATACTTGGATGACAGCATTGGAACCAGTGTAAATGCCACAAATAACGAAACTAAAACACTGGCAGCTACCGTCAATCCAAATTGCACAAGAAACTTTCCTACCAATCCATTAATCATTGCTATAGGGAGAAAAACTGCTACGAGCGCAAAAGTAGTAGACATAACTGCAAGTCCTATTTCAGAAGTTGCTTCCTTAGCTGCCTTAACCGGACTTTTCCCCATATTAAGATGCCTTACAATATTTTCAATAACAACTATTGCATCATCGATAAGCAATCCAACCGCAATAGACAATGCCATTAAAGATACTATATTCAGCGAAAAGTTCATAACCTTCATAACTGCAAATGTAGTAATTATAGATATTGGTATTGCAATTCCAGAGATTGCAGTACTTGCCGCATTCTTTAAGAACATAAAAACAACTACTACTGCAAGTATACATCCTTCTATGAGTGTTTTCTGAACATCATTAACTGAATCACGTATAGATGTTGAATTGTCACGTACAACTTTAATTGTTACACCAGATGGAAGTCCTTTTTGGATATTAGCAATTTGTTCTTTTATAGAGTCAGCTACTTCAACAGTATTTGAATTTGACTGTTTTAAAACATCTATACCAATTGCCGGTTTCCCATTATAAAAAGATAAACTATCCTTTTCTTTACTACTGTCCTTAACTGTTGCAATATCCTTAAGTCTAATTTCACTATTATCACGTGTAGTGACTAATATATTTAGGAAATCATCTACATTCTTTATAGCTGCATTAGTTTTTAAACTTATTTCTGTATCACCATCATCAATCTTGCCACTAGATACATCTATATTATCACTTTTTAAACTATTACTAACTTCTGCAATTGTAATATTATATGAGTTCATTTTTTCTTTATCAAGATTTATATGAATTTCTCTTTGTTCTTCTCCATATGTATTGACAGCTCCAACACCGTTTATTGTCTGCAGCTTCTTAACAACATCATCATCTGCTACCTCCGATATATCTTTACTTGACATTTCTCCACTAACCGTAAGGGATACTATAGGCTGTGCAGTAGCATCAAACTTTGCAATTACAGGTTCTGTGATATCTGTTGGAAGAGTTCCTCTAATATTGGATACTTTATCTTTTACATCTTGAAGTGCTTCAGCTGAAGGTTTATTTAATTCAAATATAATTGCTGTACTTGAAACTCCCTCTGTTACAGTTGAACTAATATGTGAAACACCAGATATTTGTCCTATAGAATCTTCTATCTTTTTTGTTACTTTAGACTCAATCTGATCCGGAGCCGCCCCAGCTTCAACTACTGTAACAGATACAACTGGAGTATCAACATCTGGAAACTGGTCCACAGACAGACTTTTATAACTAACTATACCCAAAGCCAACAAAGCAATAATTATTACTGTTATAAATACTGGTCTTTTTAAACTAACATCTGCTAAAAACATAATTGAATATCACCTCCTAGTCAAATACTATTTTTACAGAATCACCGTCCTGCAGACTACTTACATTAGTACAAATAACACTATCACCTACTTGTATTCCAGATTTTATTTCCACATTACTTTTATCAAAATCACCTATGGTTACAGTCTTTTTTCTTACCCTGCCATTGTTATCTATTAATACATAATAATTCCCTTGAGTTCCTCCTATTGCTTTTACCGGTACTGTAATCACTTTTTTATTTTGATCAGTAGCAATTTGTATCTTTCCAAAAATACCCGGTTTAAGTTTTCCGTCCTTATTATCAATTTGCACTTTACACTTAAATGCTCTTGAAACTGGATCTGCAGCAGTATCAATAGTTTTCACAACACCATTATAGCTAGTTTTATCATCGTCATTCAGCTTTAATTTAGCATCTGTTCCTAATTTAATATAATTTAAATCACTTTCTCTAATATCTATATCTGCATATATCGGTGATATAATGTCAACCTTCCCAAGAGCTGTTCCAGCACCTAAATACTGACCTATACTAACATTTTTACCAGTTATGACACCACTAGTTGGAGACTTAATGGTTGTGTTTTGCAGTGAATCATTTAGATTATCCAAATTTGTTTGAGCAGTTTGTATATTGGCCTCCTGAGTTTGAATTGACATACTAGAAGCTTGAGCACTGGCCCTTGCAGACTCAAGCGCACTTTCAGCAGTTTTTAACTGAGACCCCGCATTTTCAAATTCAACATCTGAAGCAGCACCCTGATCATGAAGTGCCTTTACTCTGTTATAATTATTTTGAGCTGTTTGTAAATCTATTTGTGGCTTATTCACTGACAACTGCGCAGAATCCGATGAACTCTGTGCTGCCTGTAATTGAGCTTTTGCTGCTGCAAGTTGAGCCTCAGCCGTTTTTATATTATTTTTTATATCTGTATCATCAACCTTTGCTAAAGTCTCTCCTTCAGATACGGTTTGTCCATCTTGGAATGAAACCTGCGTTACCTTTCCGGGAACCTTGGCACTTATAACTCCTTCCTCTGACGCTTCAAGAGAAGCCTTAAAAGATGCTTTCTCTGACACTGTATCCATATCTGCTTCAATTACTTTTACAGAAACTTTATTTGTCTTTTTAGAAAGGTTGGATGTTTTTTTCTCACCTAAAAAAATACCACCTCCTATGGCTGCAATTATGATAATTACCACAACTATGGAAAGTATTTTACGTTCCTTCATAAATTTAATTACTTTACGAATTAAATTTTTTACTTTGTTCATATTAAACCTCCTCTAATCATGTAAATGCTCATTTGATTCATTGAACGTACATTTAATTTTTTATTCAATAAAAATTAGACTATATGTTAGTCTAATTTTTCCAAGAATCTGTAGTAAATTTCACTAATTCTTCTATATACTTGCTGGTGTCTTCCGATTTTAAATCCGGAAATAAAAATTTCATCATAACTGTACTCCCAATTATAGACATAAATTGATGCGTAACCATTCTGAAATCCATTTCTTTAATTTCCCCTTTTTGATATCTATCCTTAATGAAATTATTTATTTGAATCCATATATTTGAAAACATTTTGAATATAATTTCTCTAGTTTCTCTTCTAAGTAAATCTCTTTCTTGGAGCATAATTATAATGAGTTCACTGTCAAGCATAACTGTATTTCTTAATTCATTACAAAAATAAAGCATAACATCATCTAAAGTCATGTCATCAGTTACGCCTTGTAATGTATCATTCACATGATTGACTAAGTAATTACATCCATCTCTCAATATAGTATGTAAAATTTCTAATTTCCCTTTAGGAAAATAATGATAAATCAATCCATCAGCCATACCTATTTTGTTTGTAATTGAATGCACAGAAGTATTATAATAACCATTTTTGGCAAATAACTTTTTAGCAGAATCAAGTAATTGTTGTCTTCTTTCAATTGCTTGAAGCTTCCTACTAGTTATTCGTTTTTTATTATCCATTTATTCCCCTCATTTCATTCATTAAACATTCAATAAAGTAATTCTAATATTAAATTTTGGTA is from Clostridium fermenticellae and encodes:
- a CDS encoding NfeD family protein, which produces MNHFLILWIFIAAVALIIDIFTSNFFFVWFTIGAIAAIFTQILGYSIIIQSIIFLIISILSIAIGYPLVRKNIKATIKPTLLREQTYIGRKITVDDDMLNNNVVKIDGVLWQIYNIGDNISKGDKVKIVKLEGNKILIEKINEEGI
- a CDS encoding S-ribosylhomocysteine lyase, with the protein product MDKIASFTVNHLKLQRGVYVSRKDKFKDVVLTTFDIRMTRPNLEPVMNTAEIHTIEHLGATFLRNHKDYADKTMYFGPMGCRTGFYLILCGNYESKDIVELLKEMYKFIAGFEGDVPGAAAKDCGNYLDMNLPMAKYLADKFLNEVLMNISDKNLNYPQ
- a CDS encoding efflux RND transporter periplasmic adaptor subunit, producing MNKVKNLIRKVIKFMKERKILSIVVVIIIIAAIGGGIFLGEKKTSNLSKKTNKVSVKVIEADMDTVSEKASFKASLEASEEGVISAKVPGKVTQVSFQDGQTVSEGETLAKVDDTDIKNNIKTAEAQLAAAKAQLQAAQSSSDSAQLSVNKPQIDLQTAQNNYNRVKALHDQGAASDVEFENAGSQLKTAESALESARASAQASSMSIQTQEANIQTAQTNLDNLNDSLQNTTIKSPTSGVITGKNVSIGQYLGAGTALGKVDIISPIYADIDIRESDLNYIKLGTDAKLKLNDDDKTSYNGVVKTIDTAADPVSRAFKCKVQIDNKDGKLKPGIFGKIQIATDQNKKVITVPVKAIGGTQGNYYVLIDNNGRVRKKTVTIGDFDKSNVEIKSGIQVGDSVICTNVSSLQDGDSVKIVFD
- a CDS encoding transposase; the encoded protein is MSKSYLKQLLTYINRVYDIGEKINSLKNKIIKSPAKVSTIAFVVLFGFMLQIRSFNRLEHWIEKNKFKKVLPKNTKMLRIDAVRRFLNDFDLDGLKNINKHIIKTTAKNKVFRNGTIDGLKVAAIDGVELFDSIKKSCNNCLTRVDKNGITHHFHRSVVCAMVGCDPHIVLDQEMLEPQKDSSGKDEGEITAGKRLIKKLYKKYHHFADIIVADALYCNATWIKEVLSIGMNAVVRVKDERLHIVKDALALFKCREADKNWIVRKNTNIYTKIKAWEDDNFEMSDKDIKVRFLRFVEEIHTGDRIEIKEGWIITTDKFTSVESLWKIMHKRWDIENNIFHQLKTEWHLDHCFLHSPTGVETVLMFIIIAFNLMQLYFFRCIRGFREKNMLQMDIIEDIKDERFTIEDNWNNPIFGKT
- a CDS encoding efflux RND transporter permease subunit — protein: MFLADVSLKRPVFITVIIIALLALGIVSYKSLSVDQFPDVDTPVVSVTVVEAGAAPDQIESKVTKKIEDSIGQISGVSHISSTVTEGVSSTAIIFELNKPSAEALQDVKDKVSNIRGTLPTDITEPVIAKFDATAQPIVSLTVSGEMSSKDISEVADDDVVKKLQTINGVGAVNTYGEEQREIHINLDKEKMNSYNITIAEVSNSLKSDNIDVSSGKIDDGDTEISLKTNAAIKNVDDFLNILVTTRDNSEIRLKDIATVKDSSKEKDSLSFYNGKPAIGIDVLKQSNSNTVEVADSIKEQIANIQKGLPSGVTIKVVRDNSTSIRDSVNDVQKTLIEGCILAVVVVFMFLKNAASTAISGIAIPISIITTFAVMKVMNFSLNIVSLMALSIAVGLLIDDAIVVIENIVRHLNMGKSPVKAAKEATSEIGLAVMSTTFALVAVFLPIAMINGLVGKFLVQFGLTVAASVLVSLFVAFTLVPMLSSKYLSSKEKPIPVVGKFLDKFGEFFDKLADSYANALRTVLKHKIWVIIIPIMMLVGSLFIATKLNMGFIATSDKGELDIEADLDSSSTLNNASDITNEMENIIKKDHNVKYIYSTVKSSKVSMLVKLSDKQDRKESADEIGDKMRQNLNNIPGIDLSVVNSGGFLPGKMAQYHIKGDDFTKLQAYALKAKRVMENTPGAVDVGLTYKAGKPEVDFDVDRDKAADLGVSPATIASTLGTLFNGTVVSQYETDKDRYDVRVQVQDSDKKNLDSLDGIYVPGKNNTMIPISQVTKKVFTTSSSTINRYDKQREIQLTANYAGVSQSKFNNAFNKKLKTEAALPDGIEVTSGGADEQMNEGMSGLVTALGMGVLFVFLVIAAQFESFLDPLAILLSLPLAIIGAILGLFIGNKELDMMSMIGVIMLMGLVTKNAILLIDFARQNMSRGMSIEESLVEAGRTRLRPIIMTTLAMIFGMLPTALATGSGSELRAPMAFAIIGGLITSTLLTLLFVPAVYVYLNSFKNRFKMKNKKHSSQSVQL
- a CDS encoding TetR/AcrR family transcriptional regulator, which produces MDNKKRITSRKLQAIERRQQLLDSAKKLFAKNGYYNTSVHSITNKIGMADGLIYHYFPKGKLEILHTILRDGCNYLVNHVNDTLQGVTDDMTLDDVMLYFCNELRNTVMLDSELIIIMLQERDLLRRETREIIFKMFSNIWIQINNFIKDRYQKGEIKEMDFRMVTHQFMSIIGSTVMMKFLFPDLKSEDTSKYIEELVKFTTDSWKN
- a CDS encoding SPFH domain-containing protein, whose product is MSILILLIILVVLFLVFVSCIKIVNTGYVSIIERFGQFHRILNPGWHLIIPFADFVRRKVSTKQQILDIEPQSVITQDNVKISIDNVIFYRILNPKDAVYNIEDYTSGIIYSTITNMRNIVGNMTLDEVLSGRDKINSELLKVVDDITDAYGIKILSVEIKNILPPSEIQQAMEKQMRAERDKRAVILQAEGEKQSDIAKAEGEKQAKILQAEAEKEANIRRAEGLKQSQLLEAEGKAKAIEAIAEAQSKAIRKVNTAIIDSGTNETVIALKQVEALQEMAKNPANKLILPNETLSSLGSIAAIGEMLKGNK